Proteins from a single region of Pseudorasbora parva isolate DD20220531a chromosome 22, ASM2467924v1, whole genome shotgun sequence:
- the ap1s2 gene encoding AP-1 complex subunit sigma-2: MGAHDSNDLAKGRCIVHVTGLLTSAFTAISHKAHAHGIECNINFKMQFMLLFSRQGKLRLQKWYVPLSDTQKKKISREVIQMVLARKPKMCSFLEWRDLKIVYKRYASLYFCCAVEDQENELITLEIIHRYVELLDKYFGSVCELDIIFNFEKAYYILDEFILGGEAQETSKKNVLKAIEQADMLQEEAETPRSVLEEIGLT; encoded by the exons ATGGGAGCACACGATTCCAATGATCTAGCGAAAGGGCGATGCATCGTCCATGTAACGGGACTCCTCACATCTGCGTTTACTGCCATCAGCCACAAAGCCCATGCTCACGGAATCGAGTGTAATATAAACTTTAAg ATGCAGTTTATGCTGCTCTTTAGCAGGCAGGGGAAGCTGCGGCTTCAGAAATGGTACGTgccgctgtctgacacacagaAGAAGAAGATCTCTCGTGAGGTCATTCAGATGGTGCTAGCACGCAAACCCAAAATGTGCAGTTTCCTGGAATGGAGGGATCTGAAAATAGTCTATAAAAG ATATGCCAGCCTGTACTTTTGCTGTGCTGTGGAAGACCAAGAAAACGAGCTGATAACCCTGGAGATCATCCACAGATACGTGGAACTGCTGGACAAATATTTTGGCAGC GTGTGTGAACTGGACATTATCTTCAACTTTGAGAAAGCCTATTACATACTGGATGAGTTTATCCTGGGTGGTGAAGCCCAGGAGACGTCGAAGAAGAATGTTCTGAAGGCCATAGAGCAGGCTGACATGTTGCAGGAG GAAGCCGAGACACCACGTAGTGTTCTGGAGGAGATTGGACTGACATAA